ATGCGTTGGCGCTCAGCCAGCAGAGTCAGGCCGCGTTCGCGCAGCAACAGGCAGACAAGCACAAACGCCTGGCCCTGGAGCAGCAACTCAGCGCCAACGACCAACACCATGCTCAGGAGTTGAGCGATGCCCAACGTAACCAAGCGGCTCTGCGCGACCGTCTGGCCACTGCTGATGTGCGGTTGTCAGTCCTTCTCGACGCCACCGACACCGCCAGCTGCGCTGCGCTGCCCACCTCCGCCACCCCCGGCGGCGTGGTTCATGCAGCCACACGAGCCCGACTTGACCCGGCGCATGCTCAACGAATTATCCGCATCACCGACGACGGCGATAACGCCCTGATCGCCTTGCGTGCCTGCCAGGCCTATGTGCAGGCCGTCGCGCGTTAGTCTTTTGATGCATTCTGCAACTTGCATGGCCGATGGGCTGCTGTAGGGTAGGCGAACCACCGCCCATTCCTGGAGACGACCGTGAAG
Above is a genomic segment from Pseudomonas sp. R5-89-07 containing:
- a CDS encoding lysis system i-spanin subunit Rz, giving the protein MRFLDLWRWVGVCLLLALVWQVQAWRYGAQLERQAAGHALALSQQSQAAFAQQQADKHKRLALEQQLSANDQHHAQELSDAQRNQAALRDRLATADVRLSVLLDATDTASCAALPTSATPGGVVHAATRARLDPAHAQRIIRITDDGDNALIALRACQAYVQAVAR